The window GCGATCGTATTGAGAACGATAGCAATGCTCTCGGTCAACTGATCAAAAAAGGTCAAATGAATATCGCTAAATCGCGAGAACGAGGCAAGTTCGATCACAGCCGTCACTTGTCCTTCAAACAATACCGGAAGGGCGACGGCATTCAAGGGACTCGCTTCACCCAATCCAGAACTGATTTTGATATAGTCAGCCGGAACTTCAGTGAGCAAAATACGCTCTTTCTCTAGGGCACACTGTCCGATTAGTCCTTCGCCTAGCTGGAAGCGGTTGCCTAAGTGTTTGCGCTCTCGATAAGCATAAGTGCTAAGTAGCTTGAGAAAGCCCGAATGATGATCGCTGCTTTCCATTAGGTAAAAGACACCATGCTGCGCTGAAACGAGCGGAGCCAATTCCGACAAAATGAGCTTGGAAACCGCTTCGAGATCGCGCTGACCTTGCAGCATTCGCGTGAACTTCGCCAAGTTAGTTTTGAGCCAGTCTTGCTCAGTATTTTTCTGAGTAGTTTCGCGCAGATTGGCGATCATTTGGTTGATGTTATCTTTTAACGCAGCAACTTCCCCCTGCGCTTCGACCGCAACCGATCGCGTTAAATCTCCCTTGGTGACCGCCGTTGCCACCTCAGCGATCGCTCTTACTTGAGTCGTCAGATTCGCTGCGAGTTCGTTGACGTTATCGGTCAAGTCGCGCCAGGTTCCTGATGCTCCCGGAACTTTTGCCTGCCCCCCCAGCTTTCCTTCGATGCCCACTTCTCGTGCCACAGTTGTTACTTGGTCTGCAAACGTCGCGAGCGTATCGGTCATCTCGTTAATAGTGTCAGCTAATGTTTCGATTTCGCCTTTGGCATCGAGCATTAACTTCCGTTTCAAGTCACCATTCGCCACGGCTGTTACTACTTTGGCAATGCCTCGGACTTGAGCAGTGAGATTGCTCGCCATTGAGTTCACATTGTCGGTCAAATCCTTCCAGGTTCCCGCTACGCCAATGACTTGAGCTTGACCCCCTAACTTTCCTTCGGTTCCGACTTCCCGCGCTACCCGCGTCACTTCCGAAGCAAAAGAACTCAACTGATCGACCATTGTGTTGATCGTGTTTTTGAGATCGAGAATTTCACCTTTCACGTCCACTGTGATTTTTCTAGACAGGTTGCCATTCGCGATCGCCGTTGCGACTTCTGCAATGTTCCGTACTTGGGCAGTCAAGTTACCTGCCATCGAATTCACGTTATCGGTCAAGTCCTTCCAAGTGCCACCAACGCCGCGAACATACGCTTGCACCCCTAATTTTCCTTCGGTTCCGACTTCCCGTGCCACCCGCGTCACTTCCGAAGCAAATGAGTTAAGCTGATCCACCATCGTATTGATCGTGTTCTTGAGTTCAAGAATCTCACCTTTCACATCCACGGTAATTTTCTTGGAAAGATCACCATTTGCCACCGCCGTGGTTACTTCAGCAATGTTTCTCACTTGTGCAGTTAAACTGCCTGCCATGAAGTTCACACTATCGGTTAAATCCTTCCAGGTTCCCGCCACGCCAGGAACTTGCGCTTGTACACCAAGCTTTCCTTCAGAACCCACTTCCCGCGCCACCCGCGTCACTTCCGAAGCAAATGAATTGAGTTGATCCACCATCGTATTAACAGTGTTTTTCAACTCTAGAATTTCACCTTTCACATCGACGGTGATTTTTTTAGAGAGATCCCCATTTGCCACCGCTGTTGTCACTGCTGCAATATTTCGCACCTGTGCTGTTAAACTGCCTGCCATAAAGTTTACGCTGTCGGTCAGATCCTTCCAGGTTCCTGCTACGCCCCGCACATCTGCCTGTACACCGAGCTTTCCTTCAGACCCCACTTCCCGCGCTACCCGCGTCACTTCCGAGGCAAAAGAACTGAGTTGATCCACCATCGTATTGATCGTGTTTTTCAACTCTAAAATTTCGCCTTTCACATCGACGGTAATTTTCTTGGACAAATCACCATTTGCTACCGCTGTTGTGACCTCAGCAATACTTCGCACCTGTGCCGTCAGGTTGCCCGCCATGAAATTCACGCTGTCGGTCAGATCCTTCCAGGTTCCCGCGACACCTTGAACCTGCGCTTGCACACCCAGTTTTCCTTCGGTTCCCACTTCTCGCGCCACTCGCGTGACTTCTGAAACAAAGGAATTGAGTTGATCCACCATGATATTAATGGTGTTCTTGAGTTCAAGAATCTCACCTTTGACATCCACAGTGATTTTCTTAGACAAATCACCATTTGCTACCGCTGTAGTGACTTCCGCAATGTTCCGCACCTGCGCCGTTAAACTGCCTGCCATAAAGTTCACGCTGTCGGTAAGGTCTTTCCAGGTTCCCGCTACGCCTTTAACTTGTGCTTGACCGCCGAGTTTCCCTTCTGCGCCCACTTCTCGCGCTACCCGCGTCACCTCTGAAGCAAACGAGTTGAGTTGATCCACCATCGTGTTGACGGTGTTCTTAAGCTCAAGAATTTCACCTTTCACATCCACAGTGATTTTCTTGGACAAATCACCATTTGCTACCGCTGTAGTGACTTCCGCAATGTTCCGCACTTGGGCAGTGAGGTTGCCTGCCATCGAGTTCACACTGTCGGTCAAATCTTTCCAGGTTCCCGCCACGCCGCGCACATCAGCTTGCACCCCTAGTTTTCCTTCAGTTCCCACTTCTCGCGCCACCCGCGTCACTTCCGAGGCAAACGAATTAAGCTGATCCACCATCGTATTGATCGTATTTTTCAACTCCAAAATTTCGCCTTTCACATCGACGGTGATTTTTTTCGACAAGTCTCCATTCGCCACCGCTGTCGTCACTTCCGCGATGTTCCGCACCTGAGCGGTGAGGTTGCCCGCCATCGAGTTCACACTGTCGGTTAAATCTTTCCAGGTTCCCGCCACGCCAGGGACATCTGCCTGTACCCCCAACATCCCTTCGGTTCCCACTTCTCGCGCCACTCGCGTCACCTCTGAAGCGAACGAGTTGAGTTGATCCACCATTGTGTTAACAATTTGAGCCGTTTGCAGGAACTCGCCTTGCAGCGGTTTGCCCTCAATTTCGGTCGCGATCGTTTGCGTCAAATTTCCCGTTGCTACTGCCCGAATCACCCGCGTTGTTTCGGTCATTGGCTGCACCAAGTCGGTGATCAACGTATTCACAGACCCGATCGATGCTTTCCAAGCACCTCGCGCATTGTCGATCGAAGCTCGTTCGCTAATCTTGCCTTCTTTACCAACGACCGTGCTGATGTGTTCTAGCTCGGTTGCCATTTGCTCATTCATCTCAATAATGTCGTTGAGCGTATCCGCAATTTTGCCTGCGATTCCAGTTTGCTCGATCGGCATTCTGGCTGAGAAATTACCTTTTTTAACTTCAACCAGGGTTTTGAGAAGCTGCTGGAGGTCAAGGGTATCCGAGTCAACGGTGCGAGGTACAGTAGTCATAACGAGTTGAGCGAGTGCTTTGGGTCAATAGAATCAGATGTCTTTGGTTTGATTCATGACCAAAGGCTTATTCCAGGAATATTATCCCTCTACCGTACATATAGCTCGCTTCTATCAATGGGAGTAATCTGATTTCTGTTCCACCTTAAGATAGAGGGCATTCATCTAAAATTAGGTATTCTTTGTGTGGAATTGCAGAAGTAGTAACGGTTCGATATGATGCTAATTTTTATAGTGAATAAAAATTAATAGTGCTACGTGGATGAAAACAGTGTACTGAACGCAGTATTCATGCTTCGGCAGTATCAATTCAATTGATAGAGGAATTGCTTCTTGCAAGATCAGCCGCTTAACGAAACACTCAGCGCTAAGAATTTCAGTCACTTGATTGAGGCTGTGGTCAAAGCGATTTTGAAAGTCGGTCAAACGCACGACCTAGAGCAAGCGTTCGTAGTCCGGGACGAATTACGCCGTCTTCCAGATGCGTTGCTGACTGAAGTTCTAAATCAAGTGATGTTGCACCTCGTCTCGATCGATCCTTTATTATGTCGCTGGTTTATTATTGATGTCTTTCTACGAGATGCATCGCCGGAGGGCAGAGCAGACGTTGCAGAACGGATTAATCTACTGATAGCGGGTCTGCGATCGCTCTAGCTAAGTATGGTTAGCTAGAGCCACAGTTCAGTAAGATCAATGACCAGTAGCTCTCTGATTAGAATTGCCGACTGATATGCGACTTCGCTGTCATCATTAAAACTAAACAACTATGCACTGAAAGTGCATAGTTGTTTAGTTTTGACCTTCTACTGTTTCTTTGTTCTCTCAAAAACGGTCGATAAAGATTCTCAAAACGCAGCGTTCTTTAGCGACTGGAAGCTTCGTGTAGCAACGCCTCTAGCTTTCTAGTGACTAAATGCAAGATGAGTTGTGAGAAGCTCAGTTTTTCAAAGCTCCAACTCATAGATTTGAGCGATCTCATCCGATTGAATTCCCAAATACGCCAACGTCTGACGCTGAGTGGCGTGTCCGAACGCTTCCATCAGCAAAGGAATTGCAGTGCCTCGCTCCGTTCGCTGCCAGTAGCCCCAAGTCTTCCGCAGCGTATGACTCCCATAGTTCCCCTTCAGTCCCACATCTTGGCACCAAGTTTTGACCATCGTACTCACAGTCGTCACCGTTAAACACCCCCGCTGCCCCGTGAAGAGATTGTCTTCGTCCTGAAGCTGACTGTTCCCCAGCCAATGCTGAATCGCCGAGATCGCAGTGCCATTGAGCGTCACAGGACGATACTTGTGCGTTTTGCTCTGCTTCAGTTCTAAAACATCGCCGACATTAAGCGATCGCACCTGCCGCACCTTGATCGATAAGAGTTCGTTTGCCCGATACGCCGTGTTGATTCCCAACGTGAACAAACACAAATCACGCGGATGGTCTGCCAGCACCTTCTTGATTCGTTGGATCGCTTTTTTGTCTCGAATCGGTTCCACCTTGATCGTTGATCCTGGTGCGGGATGGTTGGGATTCTGCCCTTTCTGAAACGGCATACGGCTCTTTTCTCGACTCACTAACTTTTAGCCATTTTATCTGTAAACTTAGCGAAGTTGAAAACCTTTGATTTTAGCCCTGTCTAACAGAATCATGCTGAAAGTCAAGACAGAAGCGAGGTTTAGCCTCTTTCTTATCTCACTAACTTCGAATAAATAGTTAGTCAGTTGGATGAGACGTAGGGTTGAGGCGAACATCTGACTCCTGATTAAAGTCGTGCCAGTGATTCTGTTGATTAAAGTTGCGATCGACAGAGTTCAATCGATGAATTTTCTTGCACTGCTCATTGGTTTTCAAGGTGGCGAGCAGTGCCATCTCAAATTGTCTTCAGCCAAGTCGAATGGAGGAGTGTCAGGCAGTGAAGCCTTCCGAGATGGTCAGTCAATCTTTAGTAGAAAATCATCGATGCTGAACGATGTTAATACAGGTGCCTTGAGCGCAATTCCTTCGCCTTCGTCGTTGTCCTGAATGTGCCAAGACCAGATACGGCATCTCAAATCTTTCGGTACGCGCACAAGAGCCACATGATTAACTTGTGGATTAACGGATTGATAAGAACAAATTCTTCCACCATATAGCCTACCTGCTACATGAGAACAAGCTCTAGAATCCTTGTGACATATATTGCACAAATATTTATCTACTATTATTCCAGGGCTAAGATACATACCATTGCCAAAAGCCTTTTGGAAAAAGCTCTCTAAGCCATCTAAAGACTGAGCAACTTTCCTGATTACTTCACCTTGATAGAATCGGGATGCAAATTCAAGCCTTTCTTTGCAATCGCACAGCTTAATCCATACCTGTTCCACGATCAAATTATGCTCATGCCATCTACCATTACTAGTGGCTTGACATATTTGAACAGAATCATGCAATCCTTTGATGAGGATTAGTAGAATAAGCAGTTTATTGTACTCATTGTCATCTACTTCAAAGACACGTTGCTTGAATGCAGAGCCATAATTGGTTATAAAGTTTGTGCAGAGTAAATCTGCTTCCTCATACTGCTTATTGAACATCAGCTTCAACCATGTTTCAACTAACTCTGAAACATGAATTTCAAAGTCTACCGATTCAGTCTTTAGTTTCATCAATTTCGTCTTGATTGTTGATGCCTTTCAAAATCCTCAAAAAAGTATCTGCATCACCGTGAAACGTAATTTCACTAGATGCTTTTTCATCCACAATTTTTAGATTGACATGGACTCTTGTTTCGTCTGGCTTCCCAGAAAGTTGAGAGAGTTTTTGCTGTTTGGAGGACTCTAATTCCTTCTGAATTTTTTCTCCTAGTAGGCGACCTATCACACTGATCAATAAGGGGAGTACAGCATGGTTGAGAATCCACACAGAGCCTAATCAAATGTCCAGACCTCTGCGCTCTGAGATTTTGGCATCTAAACCAAGATCATAAGAGTTTGCACACTTTACACCCTCTTCCTTTAACAGCTTGCATAGAATAATGGATTCACTTGCATCAAATAATTCCAAATGTTCTGATTGATTCTCAATATTTTCAGGAAGGCACAACATTTGGTATCGCTCAAAAATATTTGAGCTAACGCCAAGCTTATTTAAGAGTTCTGATTCTATCATTTGCCTCTCACACCACCTCGAAACTCAAATTTCATTCACTCTATTAAATTCTAGCTGTTATGAAATTTGATGACATTAAGCAGCCCAATCCTTGCAAAGTGTTTCAGCTTGAGCAAGAACGGTTTGAGTTGCTTTCTCCTGCTTGTCAGGTGGATAACCGTATTTCCGCAGTAGTCGTTTGACGATCGTGCGAAGTTTTGCTCGAACGGTTTCGCGTTCTGTCCAGTCGATACTGACGTTGCGTCGGACTGCTTCAACCAGGTCACGTGCGATCGCTTTTAGCGTCGCATCGCCCAAAACTTGAACTGCACTGTCATTCACTTCAAGCGCGTCATAAAAAGCGAGTTCATCCTCGGATAATCCCAGACTCTCGCCGCGTCGATTCGCTTCACGCATCTCTTTTGCGAGTTCAATCAACTCTTGCAGCACCTGAGCCGATTCGATCGAGCGGTTTTGATAACGCCGGATTGTGTTTTCTAGCATCTCTGAGAAGCTGCGGGCTTGAACAACATTTCGGGCTGATTTGGTGCGAATTTCATCATTTAGTAGTTTTCGCAGAACTTCTAGTGCTAGGTTCTTTTGGGGAATGTCGCGGACTTCTTCTAAAAATTCGTCGGATAGAACCGAGATTTCGGGTTTGTCGAGTCCAGCGGTCGCGAGAATGTCGATGACTCCATCAGATGCAACGGCACGAGAAACAATTTGACGGACGGCTGCATCGAGTTCTGCTTTGCCTTTGCTGCCTTCAATCGTATGTTTAGAAAGAGTTGCTTTGATTGCTTGAAAGAACCCAACTGTTTCTCGAAGCGCGATCGCAGTTTCTTCTGTACCACAGAGGGCGAAAGCTTTAGAAAGCTCAGTCACCGCTTGAATATATCGCTGTACGCTGTTGTCCACTTGAAATTCCGGGCGAAGAACCCAGTCTGTGGCTTCTCGTAAAACAGTTAATCGCTCTGGAGGAGTACCTGTAAAAAACTGGGAATAGTCAAAGCCGTGGAACATTGCAGCAACAATTTCGTACTTCTCCTGCATCAGAGCGACGGCTCCTTCAATGGGAATGCCTGTCTCACCACGATCGCCTTCTGTGTAGTCCATCAAAGCAGATTTCAAATCTTGGGCAATGCCCAGATAATCGACGACAAGACCTCCTGGCTTTTTCCCAAAGACCCGATTGACGCGGGCGATCGCTTGCATCAGGTTGTGCCCTTTCATCGGTTTGTCGATGTACATCGTGTGCAAACAGGGTGCATCGAAGCCTGTGAGCCACATATCGCGAACGATTACCAGTTTGAGGGGATCTTGAGGATTGCGAAGACGATTTGCGATCGCATCCCGCCCTTTCTTAGAACGAACATGAGGCTGGAGCAGTTCGCTATCTGATGCACTGCCCGTCATCACGACTTTGATTTCACCTGCGTCGTCTGAGTCGGAGTGCCACTCTGGGCGAAGTTTGATGATTTGCTTGTAGAGTTCAGCACAGATGCGGCGACTCATGCAGACAATCATTCCTTTGCCTTCCATTGCAGCAAGTCGATCGTCAAAGTGGGTGAGAATATCTTGAGCCACCAATTCTAAGCGCTTCTCTGTGCCGACCATTGCTTCGAGTTGTGCCCATTTACTTTTGAGCTTGTCCTTGGTCGTTTGTTCTTCGCCTTCGGTGACATCTTCAAACTCAGGATCAATCTTGGGCTTCTCGCTGGCTTCGAGTGTGATTTTGGCGAGTCGGGCTTCGTAGTAGATGCTGACGGTCGCTCCATCTTGAACGGCACGCTGGATGTCGTAGATGTCGATGTAATCGCCAAAAATTCGACGGGTGCTGGCATCGGCTTTATCGATCGGAGTTCCAGTGAAACCGATAAAGGAGGCGTTGGGTAAAGCATCACGCAGATACTTTGCGAACCCATAAGCGGTGTATGCCCCATCTTCTCCAGTGGCTTGGTCTTTAGTTTTAATGACTCGTGCTTGGAGTCCATATTGAGAGCGGTGAGCTTCATCAGCAATGAAAATGATATTGCGGCGATCGCTCAACATTTCATATTCGCCGCCGCGATCTTCTGAGGCGAATTTCTGAATGGTGGTGAAGATTACGCCGCCAGACGCGACTTGAAGCTTATTTTTGAGGTCAGCGCGATCGTCGGCTTGAACGGGAGTTTGTCGCAGTAAGTCTTGGCATTTAGAAAAGGTGGTGAAGAGTTGATCGTCTAGATCGTTGCGATCGGTGAGAACAACGATCGTAGGATTTGCCATTGCTGGATGCTGCACGATTTTTCCAGCGTAGAATGCCATCGATAAGCTTTTGCCTGACCCCTGAGTGTGCCAGATTACGCCTACTCGTTTGTCGCCTTGGGGAGAGATAGCTTGGACGGTTTCGGCTACGGCTTTGTTGACGGCGTGATATTGGTGATAGCCTGCTATTTTTTTGATGATGGTTGCGCCATCGACTTCGTAGACGATGAAGAAGCGGATCAGGTCGAGGAAGCGGGTTTTCTCAAATACGCCGCGAATGACGACTTCGAGTTCGGGGGTGTTTTTGGGAGCGAGATCATCACCATCGATCGTGCGCCAGGGCATAAAGCGTTCCCGATCGCTGGTAATCGTACCAATGCGAGCATCTAATCCATCAGAGATAACGAGGGCAGCATTGTAAGCGAACAGGCTAGGAATATCGCGTTTGTAGGTCTGAAGTTGGTTGAAAGCTCCTTCGATATCAGCGTTTTCGCTGGCAGCGTTTTTGAGTTCAATCACTGCCAGAGGAATTCCATTGATGAAGACGACAAGATCGGGGCGGCGATTTTTGCGGTTTTCGATCACGGTGAACTGGTTGACTACGAGCCAGTCGTTGTTGTTGGGGTCTGTCCAGTCGATCAGCCATGCTTGGTCGTGGATAGTACGATCGTCGTTTTGATAAACGACAGGTACGCCATTGCTAAGGAGACGGTGGAAGCGTTGATTATTTTCGACGCTGTTCTGGGTTTCGGAGCGAAGAACTTGTCGAATGACTTCATCGATCGCTTCTGCTGGAAGTTGGGGATTAATTTGAGCGATCGCGTTTCGTAATCGATTTTCTAGAATGACTTCGCTGAGTTTTTGGCGCTCGGCGTTAGGTTCTCCGGGAGCAATGTCGTAGCCGCAGAGGTAGGAGTAGCCGAGGGTTTCAAAGTAAGAGAGGGCAGCGAGTTCTACATCGGTTTCAGTAAAGTTGCTCATATGTCGTCTTGATGTGCCACTCCTTGCTCAAAAGAATTCCCATGTTTTGGGCTGCGATTTCAAACCAATCTTGTTATCAGGTTTTGTAGGAATAGTGGCGGTCTTTTATCTGTATTGATACATGGAGATAAAGGAAACATCGCGTCTACGTCAAACTATCAACAGATTTATAAGGCTTGCCAGCTAACTTCACAAATTCTTCAAAACAGTTTCTAGATAGCTCACTTCACCTTTAAGGATGCTGAGTTACATTTAAATCGCCTGTATATGAGTATGCAGGGAGGATGGTTTACCACGGACTTGCCTGCGAAGAGTAGTGCTGGTTTGAGAAACTTGTCACACATATAGTTTTGCTGACGGTGCTTCCTTGAGTAGTAACATTCCCAAGAGAGTGACAGTAGCGCGTGCGCTAGGGGGTCGTGTGGATGCCGTCTATCCTGACCTCCTAGCTCTGCTATATCAACGAGGCACTTATGTCTAAATTTAGAGATGCCGAATCGAATGATTGGTACAGATCCCGTGGCTACATCCATTTCGACCGCGAGGTATCTAGAAAATTTGCTCAGGCCTACATAACAGATTGCAAGAGAGTTGAGCGCCACGCATTCTTTCCTTTTCTCAAATACGTTAAAGTTACTCCTCGATATAAGTCTAAAATTCGCAAAACCCAAGATAAAAATCGTCCTATTCTCTATGCAGGACATCTAGATTCTCATATTTATGCTTGGTACGCACGAGAACTTAGTAAGCTTTACGAAATATATATACAGGCGCAACCTTTACAAGATTGTGTAATTGCCTATCGTTCCTTGGGAAAATCAAATATTGATTTCTCCAGAGAAGTATTTGATCAAATTGAAAAAAAGCAAGAATGCACAGCATTGACTTTCGATCTATCAAGTTTTTTCGACAACATTGATCATGAGAAATTAAAAGCGGCATGGTGCGAAGTTCTTGGTACTGAAAAACTTCCTGATGATCACTACAAAGTTTATAAATCTATTACTAAATATGCTTACGTTGATCGTCAGGAAGCTATTGATGCGCTTGAAATTACCAACTATAAAGAGATAAGGGATAATAGACGGCTCTGCACACCGCAGGAATTTCGTGACTGTATTAGATCTAAAATATGTGTTAATTCTAATTCGTATGGTATTCCACAGGGTTCACCAATAAGTGCAGTTCTATCTAATTTGTTTCTTATTAATTTCGATAAAGTGATGTCACAGCACGCTTTTAGAGTGAATGGTATTTATCGAAGATATTGTGATGACATCTTGTGGGTCTGTCCTTCAGAAGAATCTGAAGAAATAAAAGCTTTAGTTGAGCAGGAGATTAAAAAAAGTGGAGATGCTCTTTCTCCAAATTCTGAAAAAACTGAAATCTCTAACTTCAGTCGGACAACGGAAGGTTTGCTGCTCGGCTCACCTCCACTTCAATATTTAGGCTTTACGTTCGATGGGCAGAATCGATTACTACGCTCTCAAACTGTTGCTCGGTACTACCAACGCATGAAACGAGCAGTTCGTTCAGCAGGTTATGCTGCCAATCAAGCGGGGGATGATAAGATTCATTGCAAAAAACTATATGAGAAGTATAGCCATTTAGGGCAGCGTAGCTTCATCAAGTATGCTTTTCGTTCAAGCAAGACCATGAACTCCCCAAAAATTCGCAGGCAAGTACGCAATCACTGGATAAAACTGCATCAAGCAATTGAAAAAGTTGAAGCAGAATTAAGAGAAGACTGAAGATTCATAAGACTCAGTATTACCGTAAAATTTATAGCTGAGATTCAACAAAGCTCTGAATGTCCTTTACAAGTGTTTTACCAGCTAGAAGTGCTGGCAGTAGAGTGTCACGGATTGAGAGAAGGGTTAATATTTGTTGTGCTTGGTTTTCCACGCATTGATCTAACGGAAAGGCTAGTTGCTCAAACCTTCTGATGGTTGCTACTGAAGGAACAATACAAGGTATTGAGAGAAAATCTTTTTTACTCATCGAGCCAAATATCGTTCCTTTTGCCTCAAAACGAGCAAAATGCTCATTAAGTCCTTGCATGGTGTAGTAGGTATAGGAGCGACTACCATCTTTATGTCGTGCAGCAGCAACTCCACGACCAATACAACATTGTTCACTTGCCAGATTGATATCTCCAACAGGAGCACGAACACTAATTAGAGTATCCCCAGCATTAGCGAAGCGAGTTGGAGCGTTACAATAAACACGAACGGACGGATAGCGAGAACCAAAATCTTTACGCCCTTGATAAAAAGGTAATCCTTTCTTATCTTGATTGTAGGTTGAGCTTGAAGGTGACTGACCCATTGTAATTTGGAATTCGTCCTCCACAACTCCTACCCTCCATCCCTTTGGAATTTCGCCTAGTACCGAACTCTCAAACTCAGCAGGAAACAGAGCCGCTGTTTCAGCATCTATACCTATGAGCTGTTGATCGTCCATTTTTGCCCGAACCGGATCGAAATCAACAAACCATGACTTAAACAAGGCACGAGTGATCGCTTCCAGCGTTTGATTCATCTGCTGGTTGAGTTCGATTTTATCGTCAAGAGAGGAGAGAATTTGAGCAATCGCTTTTTGCTTATTAATTGGCGGGAATGGTAATAATTGAGCAGAAAAGGTATCGCGAGAAAGACTTGGATTAGAGGTTCCATCCTTTAGGTGATTTAGACCAATATACTTTGTAAGGTAGTAAAAGAATTTAAGGTCGAGAGAAGGTGTGTTAGGAGTGACATAGTAAGCCGTATCGATAACCCAAAAATCGGACTCACACCACTCAACGCCGAGCGGTCCCATACCCTTTCTTCCAAGAATTACTCCCGGACCTTTCACTAAGCCCTCGTT is drawn from Leptolyngbya sp. NIES-2104 and contains these coding sequences:
- a CDS encoding tyrosine-type recombinase/integrase — translated: MPFQKGQNPNHPAPGSTIKVEPIRDKKAIQRIKKVLADHPRDLCLFTLGINTAYRANELLSIKVRQVRSLNVGDVLELKQSKTHKYRPVTLNGTAISAIQHWLGNSQLQDEDNLFTGQRGCLTVTTVSTMVKTWCQDVGLKGNYGSHTLRKTWGYWQRTERGTAIPLLMEAFGHATQRQTLAYLGIQSDEIAQIYELEL
- a CDS encoding HAMP domain-containing protein → MTTVPRTVDSDTLDLQQLLKTLVEVKKGNFSARMPIEQTGIAGKIADTLNDIIEMNEQMATELEHISTVVGKEGKISERASIDNARGAWKASIGSVNTLITDLVQPMTETTRVIRAVATGNLTQTIATEIEGKPLQGEFLQTAQIVNTMVDQLNSFASEVTRVAREVGTEGMLGVQADVPGVAGTWKDLTDSVNSMAGNLTAQVRNIAEVTTAVANGDLSKKITVDVKGEILELKNTINTMVDQLNSFASEVTRVAREVGTEGKLGVQADVRGVAGTWKDLTDSVNSMAGNLTAQVRNIAEVTTAVANGDLSKKITVDVKGEILELKNTVNTMVDQLNSFASEVTRVAREVGAEGKLGGQAQVKGVAGTWKDLTDSVNFMAGSLTAQVRNIAEVTTAVANGDLSKKITVDVKGEILELKNTINIMVDQLNSFVSEVTRVAREVGTEGKLGVQAQVQGVAGTWKDLTDSVNFMAGNLTAQVRSIAEVTTAVANGDLSKKITVDVKGEILELKNTINTMVDQLSSFASEVTRVAREVGSEGKLGVQADVRGVAGTWKDLTDSVNFMAGSLTAQVRNIAAVTTAVANGDLSKKITVDVKGEILELKNTVNTMVDQLNSFASEVTRVAREVGSEGKLGVQAQVPGVAGTWKDLTDSVNFMAGSLTAQVRNIAEVTTAVANGDLSKKITVDVKGEILELKNTINTMVDQLNSFASEVTRVAREVGTEGKLGVQAYVRGVGGTWKDLTDNVNSMAGNLTAQVRNIAEVATAIANGNLSRKITVDVKGEILDLKNTINTMVDQLSSFASEVTRVAREVGTEGKLGGQAQVIGVAGTWKDLTDNVNSMASNLTAQVRGIAKVVTAVANGDLKRKLMLDAKGEIETLADTINEMTDTLATFADQVTTVAREVGIEGKLGGQAKVPGASGTWRDLTDNVNELAANLTTQVRAIAEVATAVTKGDLTRSVAVEAQGEVAALKDNINQMIANLRETTQKNTEQDWLKTNLAKFTRMLQGQRDLEAVSKLILSELAPLVSAQHGVFYLMESSDHHSGFLKLLSTYAYRERKHLGNRFQLGEGLIGQCALEKERILLTEVPADYIKISSGLGEASPLNAVALPVLFEGQVTAVIELASFSRFSDIHLTFFDQLTESIAIVLNTIAASMRTEELLKQSQSLAEELQSQQKELTGTNQRLEQQAQSLKASEDLLKNQQEQLQQTNEELQEKAELLAVQNQEVERKNQEIEQARRSLEEKAEQLALSSKYKSEFLANMSHELRTPLNSLLILARLFADNSDHNLTEKQVEYARTIHSAGNDLLELINDILDLAKIESGTMSIDPEPMSFTDLRNHLDRTFRQVAQDRNLDFQISFDPQLPRSLYTDSKRLQQVLKNLLSNAFKFTEQGQVSLNVRLAIEGWSSDQDKLNQADRVIAFAVSDTGIGIAPDKQQVIFEAFQQADGTTSRKYGGTGLGLSISREIARLLGGEIRLVSEPGRGSTFTLYLPQNDGGRWHSLISESTTAASSSLSRVLVKPASQPLALTTELSEPVLMFDQAIEDDRETIQSDDFTLLIIEDDLNFARILLDMARQQGFKGLVATRGNVGLEMAQQFKPTAIMLDIRLPILDGWMVLDRLKHNPDIRHIPVHVMSVEEGLQRSLSQGAIAYLQKPINSEVLLNALSSIKAFVDRSVKNLLIVEDDDVQRQSIVELIGNTDVASTAVGTGTEALEALKSGHFDCLVLDLGLPDINGFAFIEQVKQDPKLKHLPIIIYTGKELSAQEERELRRISDTIILKDVRSPERLLDETALFLHRVQANLPELQREMLERSQQQDLTLAGKKILIVDDDMRNIFALTSVLERYQVNILYGENGREGITMLQNHPDIDLVLMDVMMPEMDGYETTRAIRQLSQFSRLPIIALTAKAMRGDREKCMEAGASDYITKPVETNQLMSTLRVWLHR
- a CDS encoding type I restriction endonuclease subunit R is translated as MSNFTETDVELAALSYFETLGYSYLCGYDIAPGEPNAERQKLSEVILENRLRNAIAQINPQLPAEAIDEVIRQVLRSETQNSVENNQRFHRLLSNGVPVVYQNDDRTIHDQAWLIDWTDPNNNDWLVVNQFTVIENRKNRRPDLVVFINGIPLAVIELKNAASENADIEGAFNQLQTYKRDIPSLFAYNAALVISDGLDARIGTITSDRERFMPWRTIDGDDLAPKNTPELEVVIRGVFEKTRFLDLIRFFIVYEVDGATIIKKIAGYHQYHAVNKAVAETVQAISPQGDKRVGVIWHTQGSGKSLSMAFYAGKIVQHPAMANPTIVVLTDRNDLDDQLFTTFSKCQDLLRQTPVQADDRADLKNKLQVASGGVIFTTIQKFASEDRGGEYEMLSDRRNIIFIADEAHRSQYGLQARVIKTKDQATGEDGAYTAYGFAKYLRDALPNASFIGFTGTPIDKADASTRRIFGDYIDIYDIQRAVQDGATVSIYYEARLAKITLEASEKPKIDPEFEDVTEGEEQTTKDKLKSKWAQLEAMVGTEKRLELVAQDILTHFDDRLAAMEGKGMIVCMSRRICAELYKQIIKLRPEWHSDSDDAGEIKVVMTGSASDSELLQPHVRSKKGRDAIANRLRNPQDPLKLVIVRDMWLTGFDAPCLHTMYIDKPMKGHNLMQAIARVNRVFGKKPGGLVVDYLGIAQDLKSALMDYTEGDRGETGIPIEGAVALMQEKYEIVAAMFHGFDYSQFFTGTPPERLTVLREATDWVLRPEFQVDNSVQRYIQAVTELSKAFALCGTEETAIALRETVGFFQAIKATLSKHTIEGSKGKAELDAAVRQIVSRAVASDGVIDILATAGLDKPEISVLSDEFLEEVRDIPQKNLALEVLRKLLNDEIRTKSARNVVQARSFSEMLENTIRRYQNRSIESAQVLQELIELAKEMREANRRGESLGLSEDELAFYDALEVNDSAVQVLGDATLKAIARDLVEAVRRNVSIDWTERETVRAKLRTIVKRLLRKYGYPPDKQEKATQTVLAQAETLCKDWAA